AGAGCGGTTAAAGACGGGTCGGATTAAGGTGATGGTGGCGACCGCATCCCTCGAGTTAGGGATCGATATCGGTTGTATTGATGTGGTGTGTCAGATCGGATCGCCTCGCGCGATTGCCACCTGTCTTCAGCGGGTGGGGCGGGCAGGGCATCAGGTGGGGGCGGTTCCGAAGGGACGACTGTTTTGTACGACCCGGGATGAATTAGTCGAATGTGCGGCGGTGGTCCGGGCGATCCGGCAGGGGCAATTGGAAACCATTGAGATTCCATTCGCCCCCCTGGATATTTTGATTCAACAGATCATTGCGGAAGTCTCGGCGCAGGAATGGGAGGCACGTGATCTTTTTGCATTGTGCCGGTCGGCCTATCCGTATCGGGAATTAACGTGGGAGAGCTTTGAGTCCTTGTTGCAGTTGGTGGCCGAAGGATTTGTGCCGGGGCGCAGACGGCTGTATGCGTTGATAAGCTATGACCGTCATGAAGGCCGGCTTCGGCCGAAACGTGGAGGCCGGTTGGCGGCGTTGACCTCCGGCGGAGCGATTCCTGAAACGGCGACCTATCAGGTCGTGGCGGAACCGGATGGAACCGTGGTGGGAACGGTAGACGAAGACTTCGCAATTGAGAGTCTGGCTGGAGATATTATGCTGTTGGGTACGACCTCCTGGCGTATTCGAGGAATTGAAACGGGAAAAGTCCGGGTGGAAGATGCGCATGGCGCCCAGCCCAACATTCCTTTCTGGCGAGGGGAAGCGCCGTCCCGATCGCTGGAACTATCTCAGGCCGTGGCCGACGTGCGAGAGGGGATCTTTCAGTTGCTTCAACAGGGTGCCGCTCCCGGAGATGAGCCCCCACGTCATTGGCTTCATGAAGAATGCGGGGTTGGTGCGGCGGGTGCCGATCAATTGCTGGCCTATGTAGCCGGGGGTACACAGATTCTCGGAGGAGTCCCGACACAGACTTGTGTGATCGCGGAACGGTTCTTTGATGAAGCCGGGGGGATGCAACTGGTGCTGCATGCGCCGTTTGGTGGCAGGCTCAACCGCGCATGGGGGCTGGCGTTACGCAAACGATTTTGTGTGAATTTTGATTTTGAACTGCAGGCCGCGGCTACCGATGACGGGTTGGTGCTGTCGCTTGGTGAGCAGCATAGTTTTCCACTGGAGGCCATTTTTGGATTTGTGCATCCCAACACGGTGCGGGAAGTGCTCATCCAAGCCACGCTGGCGACTCCGCTCTTTCTCACACGCTGGCGATGGAATGTGACCCGTGCCTTGGCTCTGTTGCGGTTTCAACGCGGCAAACGTGTGCCGGTGCATCTTCAACGCATGCGGGCAGAAGATTTATTAGCGGCGGCGTTTCCGATGGCTGCGGCTTGTGGCGATAACCATGTTGGAGATATTCCGGTGCCGGATCATCAGTTGGTCCAGGAAACGCTGAAGGATTGTTTGACGGAGGCCATGGATCTGGCGGGTCTGCGCCGGGTGCTTGAGCGAATCGAGAATCAGGAGATTCAGGTGCGGGTGGTGGAATCACCCGTGCCTTCGTTGTTTGCCCATGAGATTTTAAATGCCAATCCCTATGCATTTCTGGATGATGCTCCTCTGGAAGAACGACGCGCGCGGGCCGTGAATCTTCGGCGGACCTCGCCTTCAGCCTTTGACGGGAACATCGGGACATTGGATGCGGCCGCGATTGAGGGGGTGGTTGAAGAAGCCTGGCCGTTGGTTCGTGATGCCGATGAACTGTTCGACGTGCTTCAGGTTCTGGGATGGTTGCCATCGGCAATGGGGGAGGCGTGGCATGCGTTTGGGGAGGCGTTACGGTCGTGTGGCCGTCTCCTGGTGTTGCGGGTGGCGGTTGAGGGACTTCCGGAAACGATAGCCGTTGAGGGTTGGACCACCAAAGAACATTTGACGTGTCTTCAGGCCTTGTTCCCTGAGGCGACGGTGGTGGCCGGTCTACAGGATTCACGTGCTCTATCTGTGGAGGATGAGTCGTCTACGCCGGTATCTGCTGCACGTGATGTCGTGCAAGGCTGGATGCCGCACGTCGGTCCGGTGACGGCTGATGAATTGTCCCGGAGATTACATATGCCTGCACGACTGGTGCAGCAGGCTCTGCTGCAATTGGAAGGAGAAGGTCAAGTCCTTCGAGGTCGTTTTCGGCCTTCCTCGCGGATTGATTCATTGGGCGGTTCTTTGACGAAAGAAGAAAAGAGAATCGGTACCCATGCAGTTGAAGAAGAATGGTGTGACCGCAGTCTTCTCGCTCGTATTCATCGGCGGACGGTTACGTCTTTGCGCCGGGAAATCGAGCCGGTTGCCGCATCGGATTTTATGCGGTTTCTCTTCCGGTGGCAGCATCGAGCGCCTGGAACCCAATTACACGGAGAAGCCGGGCTCCGTGAGGTGATTCACCAGTTGGCAGGATTTGAAGCGCCGGCTTCGGCGTGGGAGCCGTGGCTCTTCACAACTCGTCTGGCTCACTACAAACCTGAATGGCTGGATCATTTGTGTCTGCGGGGGGAAGTGGCCTGGGGACGTCTGACCCCTCCGGATAGCAAGAGCACCCTCTTACCTCTGGTGGGGCCAGGACAGGGAACAGGCCCTTTTGCCCTAGATGCTGGAGCGGCTGTTCCGGCATTCCGGCCACTGACTCCGACCAGGCTGGCGCCCATTAGTTTTTTGCGCCGGCAGGATGTGAGTTGGATCCTGGGTATGGCCAAACCCGGAACATCTGCAGGGCCGCTTGGAGTGGGGTTGCATTTGAGTGGCGTGGCACAAGCCGTTTGGGATTGCCTGGATCGTCGTGGTGCATGTTTTTTTACGGATCTGACCGGTCGAACAGGACATCTGTCTGCGGAAGTGGAGCAGGCCTTGTGGGAACTGGTGGCCAGCGGGTTGGTGACCGCTGACGGGTTTGATCCCATGCGGGCCCTGCTTGATCCTCGACGCCGGCGAGCCGAGGGCAGGGATCGTGCGCGACGGCCGGGGCACAGCGTCGGGCGTTGGGATCTGTTCCAGGGTGATTCCGGGGTACATGATGAGGAGCCGGGAGTTCGGCCTCATCCACATGAGCAGTGGGCCAGGCAATTGGCGCATCGTTATGGCGTGGTCTTTCGGGATCTGCTTAAACGGGAATCATTGCCGGTAACCTGGCGTGAACTGTTGGTGCAATATCGAAGGCTGGAATGGCGGGGTGAGATGCGGGGTGGCCGTTTTGTGAATGGGTTTACGGGGGAACAGTTCGCATTGCCGGAGGCGGTGGAATCGTTGCGGGCGGTCCGCCGTGATATTCAAGCCGGGGCGCAGGAGATTCGTCTATTGGCCGCCGATCCGTTAAATCTGGTCGGCATCATTTTGCCGGGTGAGCGGATCTCCGCTCACACATCCAAACCGATTGTTTTCCGCAACGGTGTGCCGTCCGCCGACATCGTCTCCGTCGTGAGTCTGGCCTGATCGAGCGTGCTGTGACAGACCAGACAGGCCGGAAATCTAACCAGCGATCCATTGGATCCCGGTTCATGGTCCCTGGTCTGGCACTGGCCCTTGTTGGTTGTATCGCCCTCCTTTGGATTCCGGTTCCCTCACATACCATTCTCCTGAAAGCCTTTTACGATTTTTGTCATTTTCCATTATTTGGTGCCGTGGCCATCCTCCTCTTATATCTGGTACGGCAGCTTGGTGAACCCCGAGGTTGGTCTGTGGGAAGACAATATGGCACGGCTTGTATTGGGGCCGTGACGCTGGGTGCATTGACTGAAGGGGTGCAATCGCTCAGTTCGGGTCGTTTTGCGGAATGGGCGGACCTTTATCGGGATGTTTCAGGAGCTGTGGCTGCACTGGGATTTTCCGTAACGTATGATGCGAGATTTACGGGACGTGTGGCCACATGGCGGTTGGCTCCCAGGAAACACCTGGTTCATGCCGGAGTCGGGTTGCTCGTGGTGATAGCCCTGAGTCCGGTGGTTGCCTGGACGTATGCCTATTGGGACCGGGCTACCAGATTTCCTTCGCTCGTTCAGTTTTCTTCCGCATGGGAAATGGTGTTTGTTAAAGGGAACGACTGTACCATTCAGATTGTTCCTCCACCCTCAAGCTAGGAGAAGTCACGGGTCGATACCGTGGGGCACATGGTGTGTTCTCCGGCACACTATCCGGGTCTTCGCCTTGAGGAGCCCTATCCGGATTGGCGAGGGTATTCGCATTTCCGCGTTGAGGTGTATTCCGAATTGCCCGTCGCGCAATCGCTGACCATTCGAATTGATGATGCGCACCATCACCACGAATATGCGGATCGGTTTAATCGGGCTATCACGATTACGCCAGGCCTCAACCATATTCACATCCTCTTGGATGACATTCGTCATGCCCCGCTTGGACGGGAATTGGATCTCGGCACAATCAGGAATGTGATGCTCTTTGCTATACGTCCACCGGAAGAATTCTCCCTGTACGTGGATAATATCCGGCTCGAATAGAGTCGTCAGTGCGAATGGGAATGGAGCCCCTCGCCTCCATGGAGAGCATCTCAATCACCGGCTGGACCATGTCTGGCATTTGCGGTGGCTTCGAACTCAATAATCCTGGAGGATGGTTGGCTGCAGCTGAGTGAAGGTTGGTTTTGTCATCGTAAGCGGCTAGACAATTGGACGCATGTGGGTACAATACAGGCAGGTCCTGCTGTTTCATGTCCCGATAAAATCGTGAATCTGAAAGGGGCCACGCAAAAAAAAATTGTCCTGCGGGCGATTCTCATCTGGAATCTCAACAAAAAGGTGCATTCTCAATGGTATCTGACATCATGAAATTTTCCTCCGCATTTGCTGCTCGATGGGTTTTCTGGATTGTGGTTTGTTTACAATTGGGGCTGGTTGGTTGCCACGTCACGTTAATTTCTTCTTATGATCCGGAAATGGATCGGACGGCCACATCGCTTCAAAAAAAAATGGATGCTTTTTTAACGAGACTCGAAACCCATGCTGGGGAATCGCAAGCTCACTATTCGTGGGATCAGGTCTTTTATGAGAGCTATCTGGTTGAGCTTCGCTCGTTGCGACTGCGGGCACAGAGTGATCCCGCGAATGAGTTCGCGGCCAAGCAGTTGACTCTCATGATGGATAATTTTGAGCAACTCCGGTTGGCCCATGAAGCGGGGCCCCTTCCGATTCCCACGATACAGGCCACGCGAGATTTATTTAATCAAGGTTGGCAGGCTATTATCGCACAAGAAATTGCTAAGCGGAGAGGAGCGGATCCACAGTGATCGGATCCAGGGACAGGGAACGGGAGTGGGCCGGCGTGAAACCTGTGTGGGAGTGTTGAAAAATGCCGCCAGCGGCGTTCTCGCCGTTTGGCTGTGCTCAAGTACTCCTCCGAACGTTCCGCTTGTCCAAGCGGCGGCGGCCTTTCCTTCGAGAGGCCTCAGGACAGGACTGGACGAGCCTTTTTGAACACTCCTCTATTTTCCCCATGCGGGTTTCTGCCAATCATATGCTGCTGAAAAGTCAAATATGAGAAATATTCAACAGTCCCTGAGTGTCGTGGCTCGAAATGTTGGGTTAGCCAACTTGGGAATGTTCTCATGCTGCGAAGTAATCTTGACCGAACTATAGCCCTTTTCTAAGATTTGTGAATGTCGATTTTGCCATTTTCCACAGGTTCATGGCTAAAATCACGGATAAGCGGTCGGTGTCCGCCCTCTCCTCAGAACCCTTCCAAACCATTTGAATCCCCTCGGGCGTTGTTGCCGTTGTCTTTTGGGACGTGTCAGACTGCCACATCGGCTCAAGAACGCCTTTTGTTAGTGTTTCCCAATGGTTATTTGTACAAATATGTTACTTGCTGAATTTTCTGCAATGTCATGCGTGCCAGCAAATGCGCATAGTTCACAGATTCAGCGGATTTGCGGAGGTATAGAGTGGTCCTTCCGGCGTTGAAGATACTGATCGCCGCTATCGCTGGACTGGCGGCCATGGTCGGAACCTGGGACCCTGTCCAGGCTGAACCTTTGGCAGTTGGAGCACCTCCCAGCTTAAGACCGGCTTTTAACGATATTCTGCCCCTGTTTGAGCGGGAATATGCCGTGGCAGTCAATGTCGTATACACGCCATCGAAAACGCTTCTTCAACAAATCGAAAAGGGCGCGCCGATCGATGTGTTCCTGGCGGCAGGGGTTGCCGAAGTTGAGTACCTGTACAAGAAAGGACTGACTCTCAACGGACGCCCAAGGATCTACGCCCAGACGTCACTTGTTCTTGTGATGTCGTCAAACTCCCCGGCTCTGTTTGTTTCCTTTCATGATGCGCTGTCTAACCAG
The DNA window shown above is from Nitrospiraceae bacterium and carries:
- a CDS encoding DEAD/DEAH box helicase, with amino-acid sequence MPLQSFHPVVQEWFRTRLGEPTEVQRASWPAIHSGQHALISAPTGSGKTLAAFLICIDHLLRQAISGELQDGVQVIYVSPLRALSHDIHKNLELPLAEISEQALSAGFLGPRIRVAVRTGDTPPAQRQQQLKHPPHILVTTPESLFLLVTAKRSRELLTGVHTVIVDEIHALAPNKRGAHLTLSLERLDAVTSRRLVRIGLSATQRPLETVAQFLLGESVHRAKAQQPSLFDSSHCHIVDIGHRRQLDLQVEVPKDELGAIATNAIWSEIYDRIADIAAPHRSTLVFVNTRRMAERVAHHLEERLGENQVASHHGSLSRKLRLDAEERLKTGRIKVMVATASLELGIDIGCIDVVCQIGSPRAIATCLQRVGRAGHQVGAVPKGRLFCTTRDELVECAAVVRAIRQGQLETIEIPFAPLDILIQQIIAEVSAQEWEARDLFALCRSAYPYRELTWESFESLLQLVAEGFVPGRRRLYALISYDRHEGRLRPKRGGRLAALTSGGAIPETATYQVVAEPDGTVVGTVDEDFAIESLAGDIMLLGTTSWRIRGIETGKVRVEDAHGAQPNIPFWRGEAPSRSLELSQAVADVREGIFQLLQQGAAPGDEPPRHWLHEECGVGAAGADQLLAYVAGGTQILGGVPTQTCVIAERFFDEAGGMQLVLHAPFGGRLNRAWGLALRKRFCVNFDFELQAAATDDGLVLSLGEQHSFPLEAIFGFVHPNTVREVLIQATLATPLFLTRWRWNVTRALALLRFQRGKRVPVHLQRMRAEDLLAAAFPMAAACGDNHVGDIPVPDHQLVQETLKDCLTEAMDLAGLRRVLERIENQEIQVRVVESPVPSLFAHEILNANPYAFLDDAPLEERRARAVNLRRTSPSAFDGNIGTLDAAAIEGVVEEAWPLVRDADELFDVLQVLGWLPSAMGEAWHAFGEALRSCGRLLVLRVAVEGLPETIAVEGWTTKEHLTCLQALFPEATVVAGLQDSRALSVEDESSTPVSAARDVVQGWMPHVGPVTADELSRRLHMPARLVQQALLQLEGEGQVLRGRFRPSSRIDSLGGSLTKEEKRIGTHAVEEEWCDRSLLARIHRRTVTSLRREIEPVAASDFMRFLFRWQHRAPGTQLHGEAGLREVIHQLAGFEAPASAWEPWLFTTRLAHYKPEWLDHLCLRGEVAWGRLTPPDSKSTLLPLVGPGQGTGPFALDAGAAVPAFRPLTPTRLAPISFLRRQDVSWILGMAKPGTSAGPLGVGLHLSGVAQAVWDCLDRRGACFFTDLTGRTGHLSAEVEQALWELVASGLVTADGFDPMRALLDPRRRRAEGRDRARRPGHSVGRWDLFQGDSGVHDEEPGVRPHPHEQWARQLAHRYGVVFRDLLKRESLPVTWRELLVQYRRLEWRGEMRGGRFVNGFTGEQFALPEAVESLRAVRRDIQAGAQEIRLLAADPLNLVGIILPGERISAHTSKPIVFRNGVPSADIVSVVSLA